In Miscanthus floridulus cultivar M001 chromosome 5, ASM1932011v1, whole genome shotgun sequence, one genomic interval encodes:
- the LOC136452617 gene encoding uncharacterized protein: MSGAQGAHPVGQTTPTTYESVGGGENRTRTDLRSREDQGAIQIEKVQDKVDDAAGRGVDRSTFAAKKERPDDSADAGATGTGGTAA, from the coding sequence ATGTCGGGAGCACAGGGCGCGCACCCGGTGGGGCAGACGACGCCGACGACGTACGAGTCGGTGGGCGGCGGGGAGAACCGCACGCGCACGGACCTGCGGTCGCGGGAGGACCAGGGCGCCATCCAGATCGAGAAGGTGCAGGACAAGGTCGACGATGCCGCGGGCCGTGGAGTGGACCGCAGCACCTTCGCCGCCAAGAAGGAGCGCCCCGACGACAGCGCCGATGCCGGGGCAACCGGCACCGGCGGCACTGCCGCGTGA